One Deinococcus grandis DNA window includes the following coding sequences:
- a CDS encoding DNA adenine methylase produces the protein MLVAPVLRWPGAKWRIAEFVVSHLPAHDVYIEPFFGSGAVFFNKDASRVEVINDLDSNVVTLFRVLREQPDALAALVSLTPWSEQEYRECWAALNDGGLSELERARCLIVVSWQQMGRKPITQRSSWRFRDVRGQSPVTAWRTLPDRIQHAAFRLAAAQVSQMPAVRLIEQTQGPDTLVYADPPYLSEIRSGARMYEHEMRDRAQHDELIDALRAHLGPVVLSAYANEYYSEQLPGWHTVSTAARTQTNAQRAETLWLNPVAWRRLTHVSPVLLGGTA, from the coding sequence ATGCTCGTCGCCCCTGTCCTGCGCTGGCCGGGCGCGAAGTGGCGCATTGCCGAATTCGTGGTCAGTCACCTCCCCGCGCACGATGTGTACATCGAGCCCTTCTTCGGGAGCGGTGCCGTCTTCTTCAATAAAGACGCGAGCCGCGTCGAGGTGATCAACGACCTCGACAGCAACGTCGTCACTCTCTTCCGCGTCCTGCGCGAGCAACCCGACGCACTCGCCGCACTGGTGTCCCTGACCCCGTGGAGTGAGCAGGAGTACCGCGAGTGCTGGGCGGCCCTGAACGATGGTGGGCTGAGCGAGCTGGAGCGCGCCCGCTGCCTGATCGTCGTGAGCTGGCAGCAAATGGGCCGCAAACCCATCACGCAGCGCAGCAGCTGGCGCTTCCGCGACGTGCGCGGCCAGAGTCCCGTGACCGCTTGGCGCACCCTGCCCGACCGCATCCAGCACGCCGCGTTCCGGCTGGCTGCAGCGCAGGTCAGCCAGATGCCCGCCGTGCGCCTGATCGAGCAGACCCAGGGACCGGACACGTTGGTCTACGCCGACCCGCCCTACCTGAGTGAGATCCGCAGCGGGGCCCGCATGTATGAGCACGAGATGCGGGACCGGGCGCAACACGACGAGCTGATTGACGCGCTACGCGCCCACCTGGGGCCCGTGGTGCTCAGCGCGTACGCGAACGAGTACTACAGCGAGCAACTGCCCGGCTGGCACACCGTCAGCACGGCCGCCCGCACCCAGACGAACGCGCAGCGCGCCGAAACCCTGTGGCTGAACCCCGTCGCGTGGCGCCGCCTCACCCACGTCAGCCCCGTACTACTCGGAGGTACTGCATGA
- a CDS encoding ASCH domain-containing protein produces MKALTLRHPWAFAIAHLGKRVENRDWDARTADLMGLPQLVGETIAIHGGTAPQRPKRAGHWSQLAETNLWRQHCEDLQGVHRILGGELPDSAAQYLARRGVTALTPEAFILPGIVAVATVADVDVHSTDPWAVPGLLHLHLTDVITLPEPVQCSGKQGFWDLGDDLTAIVQARLTPPAPQQWGHLTAQEWLQ; encoded by the coding sequence ATGAAGGCCCTCACCCTGCGCCACCCGTGGGCCTTCGCCATCGCCCACCTCGGCAAGAGAGTCGAGAACCGCGACTGGGACGCCCGCACCGCTGACCTCATGGGCCTCCCGCAGCTGGTGGGGGAGACCATCGCCATTCACGGCGGCACCGCCCCCCAGCGGCCCAAGCGCGCCGGGCACTGGAGCCAGCTGGCCGAGACGAACCTGTGGCGCCAGCACTGCGAGGACCTGCAGGGCGTGCACCGGATCCTCGGCGGCGAGCTGCCCGACAGTGCCGCCCAGTACCTCGCGCGCCGCGGCGTCACCGCGCTGACCCCCGAGGCGTTCATCCTCCCCGGCATCGTCGCCGTCGCCACCGTAGCCGACGTGGATGTGCACAGCACCGACCCCTGGGCCGTTCCTGGCCTGCTGCACCTCCACCTGACCGACGTCATCACCCTCCCCGAGCCGGTGCAGTGCAGCGGCAAGCAGGGCTTCTGGGATCTCGGTGACGACCTCACCGCCATCGTCCAGGCCCGCCTCACCCCGCCCGCGCCCCAGCAGTGGGGGCACCTCACCGCTCAGGAGTGGCTGCAATGA